The Ichthyobacterium seriolicida sequence CCCTATAACAGGTGCAATTGATCACGAAAATAATACCATAAAAGTAACGCTTCCTGCTACGGTTAAGAAGGATTCAGGTAGTGCTAATACAATAACTCTAACTCCTACAATTGAGTTGGGAGGAGATGCTCCTACTATTGTTTCTCCTAATACTGAATCTTCTATTCAGTTTACTAGTGACACCGCTGTTCCGTATACAGTAAAAGGTGCAGATGGAATGGAAAAGATTTATAAAGTTACTGTGACTAGAACACCTTCAACTATAGCGCAAATTACAAAATTTACAATTAATTCTGATCAAGGTAATATTACAGAGACTATTTCTGGAACTGCAAATAATAAAGGTAGAATAGTTGTTCCTGTTACTAGTGTTCCAGCAAACTCAGTAACTCCTACTATAGAAAAATCAGATTATTCTAATGTAAGTCCAAGTGCAGCTCAAACTTTTTCTTATGAAAATCCAATTACATATACTGTAACAGCTGAAGATACTAGTATAACAAAGAGTTATGATGTTTATATATATGATAATGCTAAAACTATAACTGATAGTGATACTTTGAAAGTAACAAAATCGGATAATACTGATATCACACCAGATTCTACGAATATTGATACAACTACAAGAGTTATAACTGTTACTGTGCCTTCTGGCACTACCGGGTTGGATAGCTTAACACTTACTTTGACTGATACTTCTTCTAGGCTTAGCATAGAGCCTACTGAAGCTCAAGATTTTTCTGATGAAAAAGAAGTAAAGTATATTCTTAAAGAGAGTGGAGCTGTAAAGGGTCATTATTGGGTTAAGGTGGTTAAATCAAGCTAAATTAATTTTAAACCACACTTATTCAATTCTAAACAGACAGTCAGTTTTAGGGCTGTCTGTTTTTTTATTGATTAATAAATAGTTAAATAATTACTACTATCTTAGCTAAGATATTGAGTTTTCTGTCTTTTGGGGTAGGGAGTAGGATGAATCTTATGGCAAATCCTTTTAATCCTATGGGATTTAGAGGATTATTGTTTAATTAAATTAATAAAATTATGTTTAAGAAAAATTATTTTTTAAAGAGAATTACTTTCTCTTTTGTTTTGTTGTCAGCAATTATTTTCTCCTGTGAGAAAAATAAGGTTTACCAAGATGATTTAAATGTATGTATAAAATCATTTGAATTACTGAATTCTGAAAATGAGGAAAAAAATTTAGGTTCTGATATAAAATGTGAGATAGATGCTGAGAATTATACTATATCGCTAACAGTTCCTAGTTCGGCTGAATTAAGAGGCTTAAAGTTTAATATAACCCCATGTGAAGGGGTTAGCATATCTCCTGGTAGTGGAGAAGAAACTGATTTTGAACTTGTTGAAAAACCTTCTGGAGAGTCTACTGAGGAGGCTTCTGAAGCGTCTTCTGAGGGATCCTCTTCTAAACGTTATAAAAAGATATTTACTTTAACAAAAGGAGAAAAAAGTCAAGACTATACTGTGTATATAACAAAAGAATCAGCGCCTAAGTTGACAGAGTTTAAAATATCAGCTAATGAAAGTAAAGGCATTAAAGGTGAGGTGACTGCTGCTATAACTGATGACACTGACACTGCTACAGGTAAGATTTTATTAAAAATTCCTTATAATGAGAATATTGATCTTACTAGTCTAAGTTTTACTGCTATAACTCTAGATAATCACACTTTAGATCCAGTTGCTGGTACAATAGCTGAAGATATTAATGGAAAAGAATTTACTTTAACAAAAACTGATACAGGTTCTCAAAGAGTTTATACTGTTGAAGCAGTTAAAGGGCCTTATATCAGTTCTTTTAAATTTGCTGCTACTTCTTCTGGAGTAAGTTCTACTAATACAGGTATAACTAAGGAAGTAGAAGCTACGATTAATAACGAAGAAAACACCATAAAACTAATTGTTCCTAGTGGTGTCACTTTATCTAATTTAACTCCTACAATTACAGTGGGAGAGAATACTAAAGCTGATTTTACTCCTTCTGCTCAGATAGATTTTAGTTCTAATATTCAGTATACAGTAACGTCTTCTAATCCTTCGGCGACGGATTTTACTAAAGTATATACAGTTACTGTAACTCAAAATACTGAACCTCAGATACAGAGTTTTACATTTAGTGATAGTTCTAATAACGGTAAAAACCTTGGAAATAATATAGGTGTTGAAGTTAAGCATAGTGAAGGAGAAATAATCGTTAAAGTTCCTCATAATGCAAGTTTAGATGCATTAACTCCAATTATTACACCTGCTTCTACTTTGGCTAATACTCAAATATATAAAGGAGATACTGGTACTGCTGATGCTAATACTTCTAATGATTTTTCTAGTTCTCATGATGGTTCTGTAAAATACAGTGCAGTGGGGCCTGCTGGTGGAAGGAAAGTGTATTCTGTGAAAGTTTATAAAGAACCAAAAATAAGTACGTTTAAGTTTATTAAATCTCAAAATGCAGATAATAGTGGGTTTCCAGATAATCCAACTGAATATAGCGGCACAGTTACAGATAATAATATAACTATCACAGTTGCTAATACAGTTAACATAGCAAATTTAAAAGCTACTATTTCTGGAGATAATTTTACTGCTACTAACCCTATAAGTATAACTTTTACCTCTACTGGTGATACTTCTCCTTATTCTGCAACTATTACAGTTGCAAATGAACATTTATCTGGTTTTACTAAAACCTATAATGTAACTCTAACTAAAGAAGCAGCTCCAGTTTTATCAAGTTTTTCAATAGCAGCTAAAACTAACCAGGGCATTGCTGCTGTGGTAAGTGGTGAAATAACTGACCCTACCAGTAGTGATGGTACTAATGGAAAGATAAAATTAAAGATCCCTTATAATGTTGCTACATATAGTGGTGATATTAGTTTAACAGGATTAACACCTACTATAAGTGTTCCTACTAGGAGTGCGTATACTGTAAGTCCACCTAGTGGTCAAGAGATATCTGGAGATATTAGTAGTGAAGGCAATAATACATTTACTCTAACAAAAACAGATACAGGTTCTAAAAGTGTTTATACTGTAATAGCAGTTAAAGGGCCGTTTATTAACTCTTTTAAATTTGAAGATTCTCAAAATAGTGGGAAAGGTATAGGTTCTAGTAGCCCTATAACAGGTGCAATTGATCACGAAAATAATACCATAAAAGTAACGCTTCCTGCTACAGTTAAGAAGGATTCGGAAGGGGCTGAGAATAAAATAACTCTAACTCCTACAATTGAATTGGGAGGAGATGGCTCTCCTACTGCTAATCCTGCTAGGAATAGTCCTCAGGAGTTTACTAGCGGCACCGCTGTTGATTATGCAGTAACAGGTGAAGATGGGATGACAAAAATTTATCAAGTTACAGTGACTAGAACACCTTCAATTGAAGCTACAATTAAATCATTTGCAATTGATTCTAATAGTGGTAATATTACACACCCTGGTAGTGGCACTGGTGATAGAGGAAGAATAGTTGTGCCTGTTACTAGTGTTCCAGCAAGCTCAGTAATTCCTGCTATAACACAATCAGAATATGCTACTGTAAGTCCAAGTGCAGCTCAAACTTTTGCTTCGTATGAAAATCTAGTTACATATACTGTAACAGCTGAGGATAATAGTATAACAAAGAGTTATGATGTTTATATATATGATTCCACTAAGGTTGTAGTTGCTGATAGTTTGAAGGTAAAAAATGGCAGTACTGATATTAATAAAGATTCTGCATCTATTGATGCAAGCACTAGAGTTATAAATATTACTGTACCTACAAGTACTGATCTCAATAGTTTGAAACTTGTTTTAGAAGATACTTCTGGGCTTAGCATAGAGCCTACTGAAGCTCAAAATTTTTCTAATGGAGTAGAAGTAAAATATACTCTTAAAGATAGCAGTAGTGATGTAAAGGGGCATTATTGGGTTAAGGTGGCTACTAGTTAGATTACATTCGAGGTAATAAGTATTTAATTTTTAAAATCTAAAAACAGACAGCTGTTATTATGGCTGTCTGTTTTTTTATATAAAAAAACACTGTTCAAATAATTACTACTACCTTAGCCGAGACATTTAATTCTCTGTCTTTATGGGTAGAGAGTATGATAAGTCTTGTTGCTAACTCTTTTAATACTATGATATTTTAAGGATTATTGTTTTTTTAATTATTAAAATTATGTTTAAGAAAAATTATTTTATAAAGAGTATTATTTTCTCTTTTGTGTTGTTATCGGTAATTATTTTCTCCTGTGATAAAAAGAACATTATAGAAGACGATTTAAATATATGTATAGAGTCATTTGCCTTGCTGGATTCTGAAAATGACCAAAAAAATTTAGGTTCTGATATAAAATGTGATATAGATGCTGAGAATTATACTATATCGCTAATAGTTCCTAGTTCGGCTGAATTAAGAGGCTTAAAGTTTAATATAACCCCATGTGAAGGGGTTAGCATATCTCCTGCTAGTGGAGAAGAAACTGATTTTGAACTTGTTGAAAAACCTTCTGGAGAGTATACTGAGGAAGCTTCTGAAGCGTCTTCTGAGGGATCCTCTTCTAAACGCTATAAAAAGATATTTACTTTAACAAAAGGAGAAAAAAGTCAAGACTATACTGTATATATAACAAAAGAATCAGCGCCTAAGTTGACAGGGTTTAAAATATCAGCTAATGAAAGTAAAGGCATTAAAGGTGAGGTGACTGCGGTTATAACTGATGACACTGACACTGCTACAGGCAAGATTTTATTGAAGATTCCTTATACAGGCACTACTATTAATTTAGTAGGATTGACATCTGTTATCAATGTTCCTGAAGGTTGTACTATAGATCCAGCTAATGGATCAGCAATATCTGAAAGCATTGATAATAAAGAATTTTCTCTAACAACTGCTTTAGGTTCTAAAAGAGTTTATACTGCTGAAGCAGTTAAAGGGCCTTATATTAGTGCTTTTAAATTTGCTGCTGCTACTTCTGGCAGAAGTTCTACTAATGCAGGTATAATTGGTGAAGGTGTAACAGGGACAATCGATCACATTGCTGGTACTATATCTGTAACAGTTCCTAGTGGTGTTACTTTATCTAATTTAACTCCTACAATCGAAGTGGGAGAGAACACTAAAACTGATTTCACTCCTTCTGCTCAGGCAAATTTTGGTTCTAATGTTGAGTATAGAGTAACGTCTTCTAATCCTTCAGCTGCAGATTTTACTAAAGTATATACAGTTTCTGTAACTCAAAATGTTGAACCTCAGATACAGAGTTTTACATTTAGTGATAGTTCTAATAACGGTAAAAACCTTGGAAATAATATAGGTGTTGAAGTTAAGCATACTGAAGGCACTATAATTGTTAAAGTTCCTCATAATGCAGATTTAACTGGATTAACTCCAACTATTACAGCTGTTTCTGGTGTTAAAGTATGTAAAGGAGAGACTTGTACCACTGAAGATTCTGATATAAGTAATGATTTTGCCAATTCTCATGATGGTTCTGTAAAATATAGTGCAGTATGCCCTGCTGGTGGAAGGAAAGTGTATTCTGTGAAAGTTTATAAGGAGCCAGCTATAACAGGATTTAGCTTTACTAAAGCTCAAAATACAGATAATAGTGGTTTTCCTACTGACCAAACATATAATGGTAATATTTCAGGCAATAATATAACTATCACGGTTGCTAATACAGTTAATGTAGCAAATTTAAAAGCTTCTATTGCTGGGGATAATATTGCTGCAAATTATGTTACTTCTGGATTGAATTTCACAACTAGTAGCAGTACTTTAACTATTGATGTTCCAAATGAACATTTACAAACTTATACTAAAACCTATAATGTAACTGTAACTAAAGAATCAGCACCAGTTTTATCAAGTTTTTCAATAAATGCTGACTCTTCAAAGGGTATTGCAGATAACGTTCAAGCTACATTTGAGCATGAGGAAGGTTCTGCTACAGGCAAAATCTTATTAAGGATTCCTTACAAAGGAGCTATTACTTTAACAGGATTGACATCTATTATCGATGTTCCTGAAGGGTGCTCTATAGATCCAACTGCTGGCACAATAACTGAAAGCATTGAAAATAAAGAATTTACTTTAACAAAAACAGACACAG is a genomic window containing:
- a CDS encoding DUF5018 domain-containing protein: MFKKNYFLKRITFSFVLLSAIIFSCEKNKVYQDDLNVCIKSFELLNSENEEKNLGSDIKCEIDAENYTISLTVPSSAELRGLKFNITPCEGVSISPGSGEETDFELVEKPSGESTEEASEASSEGSSSKRYKKIFTLTKGEKSQDYTVYITKESAPKLTEFKISANESKGIKGEVTAAITDDTDTATGKILLKIPYNENIDLTSLSFTAITLDNHTLDPVAGTIAEDINGKEFTLTKTDTGSQRVYTVEAVKGPYISSFKFAATSSGVSSTNTGITKEVEATINNEENTIKLIVPSGVTLSNLTPTITVGENTKADFTPSAQIDFSSNIQYTVTSSNPSATDFTKVYTVTVTQNTEPQIQSFTFSDSSNNGKNLGNNIGVEVKHSEGEIIVKVPHNASLDALTPIITPASTLANTQIYKGDTGTADANTSNDFSSSHDGSVKYSAVGPAGGRKVYSVKVYKEPKISTFKFIKSQNADNSGFPDNPTEYSGTVTDNNITITVANTVNIANLKATISGDNFTATNPISITFTSTGDTSPYSATITVANEHLSGFTKTYNVTLTKEAAPVLSSFSIAAKTNQGIAAVVSGEITDPTSSDGTNGKIKLKIPYNVATYSGDISLTGLTPTISVPTRSAYTVSPPSGQEISGDISSEGNNTFTLTKTDTGSKSVYTVIAVKGPFINSFKFEDSQNSGKGIGSSSPITGAIDHENNTIKVTLPATVKKDSEGAENKITLTPTIELGGDGSPTANPARNSPQEFTSGTAVDYAVTGEDGMTKIYQVTVTRTPSIEATIKSFAIDSNSGNITHPGSGTGDRGRIVVPVTSVPASSVIPAITQSEYATVSPSAAQTFASYENLVTYTVTAEDNSITKSYDVYIYDSTKVVVADSLKVKNGSTDINKDSASIDASTRVINITVPTSTDLNSLKLVLEDTSGLSIEPTEAQNFSNGVEVKYTLKDSSSDVKGHYWVKVATS